The sequence TTTTTTTTGGAGCAAAAATAAGTCGCCAATTAAAAGTAAGTTCAGCATAACTGGAACAACTTCCCCATTTGTTCTTATTATTTGTAATTTTTATTGTACTAAAGTTTATATTATATTCTTTACCCAGAAGAGTAGCCAGGTTTATTGCTTCTAGTAACAGTCTATCTTTCAAGAATTTTATTAAGGTACTCTTATGTTGAGAAGGTGGGGAATATATCTGAATAATATCCTCTGCCATTTGCACTTTATTATAATCTGCATCAATATGTAGTAATGAGTATATTCTGTCAAAGACTGTTATAGTATTATTATCTATGGGTTCTTGTTTTGAAACATCTGATAATTTTCGCCTAATCCAAGATTCTTTTTCTAGTAAAAATTTATATCCTGTATTAAAATTTTTATTAGGCAGAACTAGTTCAACTCCTTTATGGTTTATTCTAATTGCAATGCGTTTAGCTTTATTACTACATCTTATTGGAATGTCAATATCATGACCGAGCTTATTTAAAGTAATAAAATTTGGTATTAGTTGCGGTTGATTATTCATATTTAAGATATAGTCAATTGATGAGAAGTTGGTGACGTTGTCACTCGTCGCTCGCCTATTACTTATAGGCGTCGCTCCATCGCTCCTAGCACCAACTCCTCCTGAATTGACTATATATAGTTAATTCAAGGGAGGATAGTGAGCGATGATAAGTTGGTCATCCCTGCTTAACTCAATGTCATATATGGACGAGTGAATTTGTCAACAAATAAAATAAAAAAATAGAGCCACAAAGGAAGCGGTCATTCCCGCTTTGGTACGAAATCTAGCCCCCTGCTTACGCAGGGGTAACACTGAGTCGAACAGGGGACAATTTATGGATTGCTTCGGATGTTTACACCACAACTGTTGAAAGTTAGAAGAGGAAGAGGTTTTAGACCGAATAGTTTAAAAGTCGTATGTGGTCAACGTCTATTAGCGAGAAAGACCGCAGGTCGACGAAGCAATCCATAAAAGTAACCAAAGATGGATTGCCACGACCTACTTGCGTGGTCTCGCAATGACAGAAAACCTATCTAAAACCCGCTTCCTCTTCTAACTTTCAACAGTTGTGAGGTTTACACCTCCTCGCAATCTGATGTATCCCCACGAAATTGTTGCAAAATAACACGAGTTGCCAATTAATTGATTTTAGTAAACCCTAGACTTCACAAGGTTTGAAGAACATTTAATCAGGTCAAAAAATGCAATAAATTCTTAAAATTAGAAATTTTTTAAAATACATAGCGTTTTGATTATACTTTTCACGTGTCAAATAGTTCGTAAACTGCTTGACATCTAGGTTTTATGAGCTAA comes from Candidatus Tisiphia endosymbiont of Sialis lutaria and encodes:
- a CDS encoding SprT family zinc-dependent metalloprotease — protein: MNNQPQLIPNFITLNKLGHDIDIPIRCSNKAKRIAIRINHKGVELVLPNKNFNTGYKFLLEKESWIRRKLSDVSKQEPIDNNTITVFDRIYSLLHIDADYNKVQMAEDIIQIYSPPSQHKSTLIKFLKDRLLLEAINLATLLGKEYNINFSTIKITNNKNKWGSCSSYAELTFNWRLIFAPKKILKYLVVHEICHIMEMNHSKHFWHLVAKLYPDYKLARLWLKKNGNKLHQYLQ